Proteins from one Clostridium cellulovorans 743B genomic window:
- the pfkB gene encoding 1-phosphofructokinase, whose amino-acid sequence MIYTVTLNPSIDYIVKVDDFSLGEVNRTEVDEKYPGGKGINVSRVLKHLGVESKALGFVGGFTGYYIKESLKGFGVETDFIEVEEDTRINIKIKSNMETEINGAGPKISEDKFNELKEKIAKLKDNDVLVLAGSVQSSLSKDTYVQLIKALKSQKIKVVVDTTRELLLSTLTHKPFLIKPNKSELAELFNTKIDSLEEVIEYASKLREMGAENVIVSMAGDGSLLICDQGVFRAKAPKGQVKNSVGAGDSLVAGFIEGYTKTKDIKEALVHGTASGSATAFSMDLCTKEEFELILDKVEVNKLY is encoded by the coding sequence ATGATATATACAGTTACATTAAACCCATCGATTGATTATATCGTAAAGGTTGATGATTTTTCTTTGGGTGAGGTAAATAGAACTGAGGTTGATGAAAAATATCCTGGTGGTAAAGGGATAAATGTTTCAAGAGTATTGAAACATTTAGGGGTTGAAAGTAAAGCCTTAGGTTTTGTTGGAGGCTTTACTGGATATTACATTAAGGAGTCTTTAAAAGGGTTTGGCGTAGAGACGGATTTTATTGAAGTAGAAGAAGACACTAGAATAAATATTAAGATAAAGTCAAATATGGAGACTGAGATTAATGGAGCTGGCCCTAAAATTTCTGAAGATAAATTTAATGAACTTAAGGAAAAGATAGCAAAACTAAAGGATAATGATGTTCTTGTATTAGCAGGAAGTGTACAAAGTTCATTGTCAAAAGACACATATGTGCAGCTTATAAAAGCTTTAAAAAGTCAAAAAATAAAGGTTGTAGTTGATACAACTAGAGAATTACTTTTAAGTACCTTAACACACAAGCCATTTCTGATAAAACCTAATAAAAGTGAATTAGCAGAACTTTTTAATACCAAAATAGATTCTCTTGAAGAAGTAATAGAATATGCTAGTAAATTAAGAGAGATGGGTGCAGAGAATGTTATAGTTTCAATGGCTGGAGACGGATCTTTGTTAATATGTGATCAGGGGGTATTTAGGGCTAAAGCACCTAAAGGACAAGTTAAAAATTCTGTGGGAGCAGGTGATTCTCTAGTAGCTGGTTTCATAGAAGGATACACTAAAACTAAAGATATTAAGGAAGCGTTGGTTCATGGCACAGCTTCAGGTAGTGCAACAGCTTTTTCAATGGATTTATGTACTAAAGAAGAATTTGAACTAATTTTAGATAAGGTAGAGGTTAACAAATTGTATTAA
- a CDS encoding PTS fructose transporter subunit IIABC, producing the protein MRITELIKKETITLNLKARNKEQVIDELVNKLHSAKVLADKELFKKEIWKREKEYSTGIGEGIAIPHAKTKAVKKPALAFGVSREGVEYDSLDGEKVNIVFMIAASEGANNEHLDTLSRLSTMLMNPDFKAALLNAKSEEEVVSLIDKTEAEFLSKETKESIGTTGKFIVAVTACPTGIAHTYMAADAIKNKGREMGICIKVETNGSTGAKNVLTDEEIARAAGVIVAADKQVEMDRFDGKRVIEVPVVQGMKNPEGLINRILKGDAPVYKAKDSGSKGSDVKVKKGFYKHLMNGVSNMLPFVVGGGILIAICFMFGIKAFDPEDPSYNSFAKLLMDIGGGNAFKLMIPVLAGFIGMSIADRPGFAPAMVGGLIAANSGAGFLGGLIAGFLGGYVVVLLKKVFEFMPESLEGLKPVLLYPLFGIFITGAVMLLVVVDPVTAMNKGLENWLNSLGTSNMVLLGIVLGGMMAIDMGGPVNKAAYTFGLAMIAAGNNYPHAAIMAGGMVPPLGIALATTLFRNKFTKEERDAGKTCYIMGLSFITEGAIPFAAADPIRVLASCIAGSAVAGGLSMAFKVALPAPHGGLFVLPVVSNKIPYLIAILAGTLVTTFLLGALKKNIKSS; encoded by the coding sequence ATGAGGATAACAGAGCTTATCAAAAAGGAAACAATTACTTTAAACCTAAAAGCAAGAAATAAAGAGCAAGTTATAGATGAGTTAGTTAATAAGCTTCATTCTGCTAAGGTTTTAGCTGATAAGGAATTATTTAAAAAAGAAATATGGAAAAGAGAAAAAGAATATTCTACTGGTATAGGTGAAGGTATTGCGATACCTCATGCTAAAACAAAAGCAGTGAAAAAACCAGCTCTTGCTTTTGGAGTATCAAGAGAAGGTGTAGAATATGATTCTTTAGATGGAGAAAAGGTAAACATAGTATTTATGATTGCTGCTAGTGAAGGTGCTAATAATGAGCATTTAGACACTCTTTCCAGACTTTCAACTATGCTTATGAATCCAGATTTTAAAGCAGCTTTACTAAATGCAAAGTCTGAAGAAGAAGTTGTTTCATTAATAGACAAGACAGAAGCTGAATTCTTAAGTAAAGAGACTAAAGAAAGCATAGGTACTACTGGTAAATTCATCGTTGCTGTTACAGCTTGTCCAACGGGAATTGCCCACACTTATATGGCGGCCGATGCTATAAAAAACAAAGGCAGAGAGATGGGGATATGTATCAAGGTTGAGACTAACGGTTCAACAGGGGCAAAGAATGTTTTAACAGATGAAGAAATTGCTAGGGCTGCAGGAGTTATTGTTGCAGCTGATAAACAAGTTGAGATGGACAGGTTTGATGGAAAAAGAGTTATTGAAGTTCCAGTAGTTCAAGGAATGAAGAATCCAGAAGGACTTATAAATAGAATCCTTAAGGGGGATGCTCCAGTTTACAAAGCTAAAGATAGTGGTTCAAAGGGCTCAGATGTTAAGGTCAAAAAGGGCTTTTACAAACACCTTATGAATGGTGTATCTAATATGCTTCCTTTTGTAGTTGGTGGCGGTATATTAATAGCAATATGTTTCATGTTTGGAATTAAAGCTTTTGATCCAGAAGATCCATCTTACAATTCCTTTGCTAAGCTTTTAATGGATATAGGTGGTGGAAATGCTTTCAAATTAATGATACCAGTTCTTGCAGGATTTATAGGTATGAGTATAGCAGATAGACCAGGTTTTGCGCCAGCTATGGTTGGTGGACTTATTGCAGCTAACAGTGGTGCAGGATTCCTAGGTGGACTTATTGCAGGTTTCCTTGGTGGTTATGTTGTTGTTTTACTTAAAAAAGTATTTGAATTTATGCCAGAATCATTGGAAGGTTTAAAACCAGTATTACTTTATCCTCTATTTGGTATATTTATAACTGGAGCTGTAATGTTATTAGTTGTAGTAGATCCAGTAACTGCAATGAATAAAGGTTTAGAAAATTGGCTTAATTCTTTAGGAACAAGTAATATGGTTTTATTAGGAATAGTATTAGGCGGAATGATGGCTATAGATATGGGTGGTCCAGTAAATAAAGCAGCTTATACATTTGGTTTAGCTATGATAGCAGCAGGAAATAATTATCCACATGCAGCAATTATGGCTGGTGGTATGGTACCTCCTCTTGGAATAGCACTTGCAACAACTTTATTTAGAAACAAATTTACTAAAGAAGAAAGAGATGCAGGTAAAACTTGTTATATTATGGGCTTGAGCTTTATAACAGAAGGGGCTATACCGTTTGCAGCAGCAGACCCTATAAGAGTATTGGCATCATGTATAGCTGGATCAGCAGTAGCAGGAGGATTATCTATGGCATTTAAGGTAGCTCTTCCAGCACCTCATGGCGGATTATTTGTTCTTCCAGTTGTAAGTAATAAGATACCTTATTTAATAGCGATCTTAGCAGGGACATTAGTAACAACATTTTTATTAGGTGCACTAAAGAAAAATATAAAATCAAGCTAG
- a CDS encoding LysM peptidoglycan-binding domain-containing protein, translated as MTKKKLSIIISFIVILLIGSGVVYYNTYSSISREIQNSTASIKSNSSSVINSAINNTNSDLSSEKTKNDSIATTSDATMAVGIENEDFKFITYKVKSGDTLFSIASEHAPSYTWDSVKDAIINKNSIKDPSLIKAGDEIVIPEEIVKAN; from the coding sequence ATGACTAAAAAAAAGCTATCAATAATAATTTCATTTATAGTAATACTTTTAATAGGTAGTGGGGTTGTTTATTATAATACTTATTCTTCCATAAGTAGAGAAATTCAAAACAGTACCGCATCTATAAAAAGTAATTCATCATCTGTAATTAATAGCGCAATAAATAATACAAATAGTGACTTATCATCAGAAAAAACCAAGAATGATTCAATCGCAACTACTAGTGATGCAACTATGGCAGTAGGAATTGAAAATGAAGATTTTAAATTTATAACCTACAAAGTTAAATCTGGAGATACCTTATTCAGTATAGCTTCGGAACATGCTCCAAGTTATACATGGGATAGTGTAAAAGACGCTATTATAAATAAAAACAGTATAAAAGATCCTAGTCTTATCAAAGCTGGTGATGAAATAGTCATACCTGAAGAAATAGTTAAAGCAAATTAA
- a CDS encoding putative polysaccharide biosynthesis protein, whose protein sequence is MEKQSTTKGFAILTVATMLGKIFSLLYLPFLIRVLADEGYGIYQATYTVFLFIYGLTSTGISTAVSKYISELTALENYKAVKRAFKLTMLLMFLLGLFMTLVLAFGAKFFANFTEFDEAKISLITLSPTIFLTAVVSVYRGYFQGSHYMTPTAISQVIEQIANVFFSILFAYLWMPKGVEWGVAGATIGTPLGALAALMYLHVVYIKRAKIKMPQSSKIVKAIRNKTIVKNIVNIALPIAISQGVINAAFIVDTKIVMSRLMVAGFSKNEATILFGILAKYNTLSNVPIAIIIALSTSVLPSIAAVIATNNTKAAVAKINYSIKLCLLVAVPCTVGLSALSEPIYRLLLGQGHELMMYGSFIIIIWSLVQIHITILQSINKMYVATILMVIGLIPKILLDYILVVNIHLHIYGVLIANLVYYALPLFLMRNYMRNKLKLRVKILSQFIKPCIASLWMGIAGILSYNGFFKALHIVLPYKLSILIAVSIAIIIAAYLYVTILIFSGVITERDINSISPKIKKLLPKILRRKLIKQTA, encoded by the coding sequence ATGGAAAAGCAATCTACAACAAAAGGCTTCGCAATATTAACTGTAGCTACTATGTTAGGAAAGATATTTTCATTATTATATTTACCTTTTCTAATAAGAGTTTTAGCAGACGAGGGCTATGGTATTTATCAAGCCACTTATACTGTTTTTCTTTTTATATATGGGCTAACTAGCACTGGAATATCAACGGCAGTTTCAAAATATATCTCTGAGCTTACAGCTCTGGAAAATTATAAAGCTGTTAAACGGGCATTTAAGCTAACTATGTTATTAATGTTTCTTCTAGGACTATTTATGACTTTAGTATTAGCTTTTGGCGCTAAGTTTTTTGCAAATTTTACAGAATTTGATGAGGCCAAAATATCGTTAATAACTTTATCACCAACTATTTTTTTAACAGCAGTAGTATCTGTGTACAGAGGATACTTTCAAGGAAGTCATTATATGACCCCTACAGCTATATCTCAAGTTATTGAGCAAATTGCTAATGTATTCTTTAGTATATTGTTTGCTTATTTATGGATGCCAAAAGGAGTAGAATGGGGTGTTGCAGGAGCTACGATAGGAACACCACTAGGAGCTTTAGCGGCACTTATGTATTTACATGTGGTATATATCAAAAGAGCTAAAATCAAAATGCCACAAAGCAGTAAAATTGTTAAGGCAATTAGAAACAAAACAATAGTAAAAAACATAGTGAATATAGCTTTGCCAATAGCTATTTCGCAAGGTGTAATTAATGCTGCTTTTATTGTAGATACTAAGATAGTAATGAGTAGGTTAATGGTAGCAGGTTTTTCAAAAAATGAAGCTACAATACTTTTTGGTATTTTGGCAAAATATAATACACTGAGCAATGTTCCTATTGCTATTATTATAGCTTTATCAACATCTGTTCTTCCAAGTATTGCAGCGGTAATTGCTACGAATAACACTAAAGCGGCAGTGGCAAAGATAAACTATTCGATAAAGTTATGCTTATTAGTTGCAGTACCTTGTACTGTAGGATTGTCAGCATTGAGTGAACCTATATATAGGTTGTTGTTAGGTCAAGGACATGAATTAATGATGTATGGTTCCTTCATAATAATAATTTGGTCTCTTGTTCAAATACATATAACAATACTTCAAAGTATTAATAAAATGTATGTAGCAACGATACTTATGGTAATAGGCTTAATTCCTAAAATTCTTTTAGATTATATTTTGGTGGTTAATATACATTTGCACATATATGGAGTTTTGATTGCAAATTTAGTGTATTATGCGCTGCCACTATTCTTAATGAGAAATTATATGAGGAATAAGCTTAAGTTAAGAGTTAAAATCTTATCACAGTTTATAAAACCTTGCATAGCATCCTTATGGATGGGAATAGCAGGAATATTGAGTTATAATGGTTTCTTTAAGGCATTACACATTGTTTTACCATATAAATTATCAATACTCATTGCAGTAAGTATAGCAATTATCATTGCAGCATATCTTTATGTAACAATACTTATATTCTCAGGTGTTATAACAGAAAGAGATATTAACAGTATATCTCCAAAGATTAAAAAACTTTTACCTAAAATTTTGAGACGTAAGTTAATAAAACAGACAGCTTAA
- a CDS encoding HD domain-containing protein, with protein sequence MKDDEIVNITMEYVKDKLEGEGSGHDWWHIYRVYNNALKIAKNEGVGDLFVIKLASLLHDIADWKFYNGDVTVGYKETKKWLVNFNLDEQLIEHVARIVKDISYKGAGEASLMNTIEGKIVQDADRLDAIGAIGIARTFAYGGNKNKEMYNPNIKPVFHENFQQYKNSNGTVINHFYEKLLLLKDLMNTEGGKKYAEERHTFMEAFLEQFYSEWNVNE encoded by the coding sequence TTGAAAGATGATGAAATAGTTAATATAACGATGGAATATGTAAAGGATAAGTTAGAAGGAGAAGGATCTGGTCATGACTGGTGGCATATATATAGAGTATATAATAATGCACTGAAGATAGCTAAGAATGAAGGGGTAGGAGATTTATTTGTAATAAAATTAGCATCATTATTACATGATATTGCTGATTGGAAGTTTTATAATGGTGATGTAACAGTGGGATATAAGGAAACGAAAAAGTGGTTAGTTAACTTTAATCTTGATGAACAGCTAATTGAACATGTCGCAAGAATAGTTAAGGATATTTCTTATAAAGGAGCAGGGGAAGCTTCACTTATGAATACAATAGAAGGAAAAATAGTTCAAGATGCAGATAGACTTGATGCAATTGGAGCTATAGGAATTGCAAGAACTTTTGCGTATGGAGGTAATAAGAATAAAGAGATGTATAATCCGAATATAAAGCCTGTATTTCATGAAAATTTTCAGCAATATAAGAATAGCAATGGTACTGTAATTAATCATTTTTATGAAAAATTACTTTTATTAAAAGATTTAATGAATACTGAGGGCGGTAAGAAATATGCTGAAGAAAGACATACTTTTATGGAAGCATTTTTAGAACAGTTTTATTCTGAATGGAACGTAAATGAATAA
- a CDS encoding peptidase M42, whose protein sequence is MDKLFYDISKAFGVDREISEVKAVIREYIEKKHICIYEDEVGNLIVKLGTGNKKLLMSALMNRCGYMAVKIDNEESGKVEINGTNIEPKLDGKYLRTKGGAIARIHDGDKIDILVGQIQAGEFLMIDEEIRVFDNKVSGVEVSNISLIYSLIKVIEEVNIKDKEVYFVFSYKEDSIFKSNFAAKAIRPDRALFFDSSQNSDKLQLIYMNRKYLANESFKQDILNIAKENDIDITLKDCIDETEADSIHKEVGGIATVVLGLPCKYKNTSLQIIERVAIEEMRKLLKEIIEG, encoded by the coding sequence GTGGATAAATTATTTTATGATATTTCGAAAGCCTTTGGAGTTGATAGAGAAATATCAGAAGTGAAAGCAGTAATAAGAGAATATATTGAAAAAAAACACATCTGTATCTATGAGGATGAAGTAGGAAATCTAATAGTAAAACTTGGAACTGGTAATAAAAAATTATTGATGAGTGCTCTTATGAATAGATGTGGTTATATGGCAGTAAAAATAGATAATGAAGAAAGTGGTAAAGTTGAGATAAATGGTACAAACATCGAACCTAAGCTAGATGGGAAATATCTTAGGACAAAAGGGGGGGCAATAGCGAGGATACATGATGGGGATAAGATTGATATTTTGGTTGGTCAAATTCAAGCTGGAGAATTTCTGATGATAGATGAAGAAATTCGAGTATTTGATAATAAAGTTTCTGGAGTTGAGGTAAGTAATATATCTTTAATATATTCTTTGATCAAGGTTATAGAGGAAGTTAATATTAAAGATAAGGAAGTATATTTTGTTTTTTCTTATAAGGAAGACAGCATATTTAAAAGTAACTTTGCAGCAAAAGCAATTAGGCCGGATAGAGCATTATTCTTTGATAGTTCTCAAAATAGTGATAAGTTACAACTGATTTATATGAATAGAAAGTATTTAGCTAATGAGAGTTTCAAACAGGATATTTTAAATATTGCCAAAGAAAATGATATAGACATAACATTAAAAGATTGCATAGATGAAACTGAAGCTGATTCAATACATAAGGAAGTTGGGGGCATTGCTACAGTTGTATTAGGTTTGCCATGCAAATATAAAAATACTTCATTACAAATTATAGAAAGAGTAGCTATTGAAGAAATGCGAAAATTATTAAAAGAAATTATAGAGGGGTAA
- a CDS encoding DeoR/GlpR family DNA-binding transcription regulator, giving the protein MLIEERKSRILNLLKERDVVTIPELIDSLQVSEATIRRDLAYLDSINALKRVHGGATAMKKSLIEPTYNEKQNINVDDKKAIAKYAASLVENGDSIYLDAGTTTYEMVPYLEGKDIVVVTNGLKHIELLIESKIEAYIIGGKIKSSTKAVVGIEAIRNLERYKFDKSFLGINGIHLIHGYTTPDAEESTLKEMAMKASKESFVLADESKFGQQYFMQVASLDKASIITSSSTNFGEYSKLTEIRKVEEE; this is encoded by the coding sequence ATGTTAATAGAAGAACGCAAGAGTCGTATATTAAATTTACTAAAGGAAAGAGATGTTGTAACTATCCCAGAATTAATTGATAGCTTACAAGTTTCTGAAGCAACTATAAGAAGGGATCTAGCTTATTTAGATAGCATTAATGCATTAAAAAGGGTTCATGGTGGTGCTACCGCGATGAAAAAAAGTCTAATTGAACCGACTTATAATGAAAAACAGAATATAAATGTTGATGATAAAAAAGCAATAGCAAAATATGCTGCTTCCTTAGTAGAAAATGGAGATAGTATTTATCTAGATGCAGGAACTACTACTTATGAAATGGTACCCTATCTAGAAGGTAAAGATATTGTTGTTGTTACTAATGGGTTAAAACACATTGAATTATTGATTGAAAGTAAAATAGAGGCCTATATCATAGGTGGGAAAATTAAAAGTTCAACTAAAGCAGTAGTAGGCATCGAAGCAATAAGAAATCTTGAAAGGTACAAATTTGATAAGAGTTTTTTAGGTATAAATGGTATACACTTGATACATGGATATACCACACCAGATGCTGAGGAGAGTACTTTAAAGGAGATGGCTATGAAAGCTTCTAAAGAAAGTTTTGTCTTAGCTGATGAAAGTAAATTTGGTCAACAATACTTTATGCAAGTAGCGTCATTAGACAAAGCTAGTATAATAACCTCGTCATCTACAAACTTTGGAGAATATTCGAAGTTAACTGAGATTAGAAAGGTTGAGGAAGAATGA
- a CDS encoding peptidase M42, which yields MLLERLSELVAPSGYEDEVRNFIVNELNGKVDSLNSDKMGNVIANKNGKRKKIIISTHMDETGFIITGFNKEGTLRIASLGDENRDMVSKGVLVGTKKLLGVIGAKAIHLQTKEERSKSITLDRCCIDIGAETEFESREYIELGDFAVYDTRFQEMGTNRLKGKGFNGRVGCSMLIELLQESESNNIQGIFTTQSLVGYRGAYAAAYELEGDLLINLDVVESTDLPGVDDVNISIDKGPVLYLKEKNRDIRALAEKIGIPYQLINDKIYNDSNAYKMELMSTNVINILVPCRYVDSYASIISKKDYEDTKNLINSFLKEN from the coding sequence ATGCTTTTAGAAAGATTAAGTGAGCTTGTAGCACCTTCTGGATATGAAGACGAAGTAAGAAATTTTATAGTTAATGAGCTTAATGGGAAAGTTGATAGTTTGAATAGTGACAAGATGGGCAATGTTATAGCTAATAAGAATGGAAAAAGGAAAAAAATTATTATTAGTACCCATATGGATGAGACTGGGTTCATTATTACAGGGTTTAATAAAGAGGGAACTTTAAGAATTGCTTCTTTGGGTGATGAAAATAGAGATATGGTAAGTAAAGGCGTATTAGTAGGTACTAAAAAGCTTCTCGGAGTAATAGGAGCTAAAGCGATACATTTGCAAACTAAGGAAGAAAGAAGCAAAAGTATAACTCTCGATAGGTGTTGTATAGATATTGGTGCAGAAACAGAATTCGAATCTAGAGAATACATAGAATTAGGTGATTTTGCTGTTTATGATACAAGGTTCCAAGAAATGGGCACTAACAGGCTAAAAGGCAAAGGGTTTAATGGACGTGTAGGTTGTAGTATGCTTATAGAGTTACTCCAGGAAAGTGAGAGTAATAACATTCAAGGTATATTTACTACTCAAAGTTTAGTTGGATACAGAGGAGCATATGCAGCAGCTTATGAGTTAGAAGGAGATTTACTAATCAACTTAGATGTTGTGGAGAGTACTGATTTGCCTGGTGTAGATGATGTGAACATTTCTATTGATAAGGGTCCAGTGCTGTATCTGAAGGAAAAAAATAGGGATATAAGAGCTTTAGCTGAAAAAATAGGGATTCCTTATCAACTAATAAATGATAAGATTTATAATGATAGTAATGCATATAAGATGGAACTTATGAGCACTAATGTTATTAACATATTGGTACCTTGCAGATATGTAGATTCATATGCATCTATAATAAGCAAGAAGGATTATGAAGATACTAAAAATTTGATTAATAGTTTTTTAAAGGAGAATTAA
- a CDS encoding M20/M25/M40 family metallo-hydrolase, translating into MNYQLLLRELCSENAPSGLEFKLHPIMEKNFGYIKDLEISKDENYNLYINKKGKRNGTIMIMAHSDEISLVITEVIEGGFLRFKAIGMDANILLGQEVAIHGCEVINGVIGGIPKSKTDDNILKKAVVTSDLFIDTGYPKEYLEEVIKIGDRATLIGEYKNLLRNTISSKAIDDRAGILSMLICAQELKEHELDVVFVCSCQEELGHRGAKMASYKVKPNLAIAIDVTFDNGEFGDRDRENKLGNGPIICIGPNNHPRMIKKLKEVARKYYIPFGVEVEPGNTGSDAWDIQVSRGGIPTVLVSIPIKYMHTSVETANLGDIKNTGRLVARFIEEIKLLDLEELTCF; encoded by the coding sequence ATGAATTATCAGTTATTACTAAGAGAACTGTGTAGTGAAAATGCACCATCAGGATTGGAATTTAAGTTACATCCAATTATGGAAAAGAATTTTGGATATATTAAGGATTTAGAGATCAGTAAAGATGAGAATTATAATCTTTATATAAATAAAAAAGGAAAGCGTAATGGTACAATAATGATTATGGCTCACTCTGATGAGATTTCCTTAGTTATTACAGAAGTGATTGAGGGAGGGTTTTTACGTTTTAAAGCTATAGGTATGGACGCTAATATACTATTAGGACAAGAAGTGGCTATTCATGGATGTGAAGTTATAAACGGTGTTATAGGTGGAATTCCAAAGAGCAAGACTGATGACAACATTTTGAAAAAAGCAGTAGTAACATCAGACCTTTTTATAGATACAGGATATCCTAAAGAATATCTTGAGGAAGTTATTAAAATAGGAGATAGAGCGACTTTAATTGGAGAATATAAAAACTTACTGAGAAATACAATCTCTAGTAAAGCAATAGATGATAGAGCAGGTATTTTATCGATGCTTATATGTGCTCAGGAACTTAAGGAACATGAGTTAGATGTGGTTTTTGTATGTTCATGCCAAGAAGAACTTGGACATAGGGGAGCGAAAATGGCATCGTATAAAGTGAAACCAAACCTTGCAATAGCTATAGATGTAACCTTTGATAATGGTGAATTTGGAGACAGGGACAGGGAAAATAAGTTAGGCAATGGTCCCATTATTTGTATTGGTCCTAATAATCACCCAAGGATGATAAAGAAACTTAAGGAAGTAGCAAGGAAATATTATATTCCTTTTGGAGTGGAAGTAGAGCCTGGGAATACAGGATCTGATGCTTGGGATATTCAAGTTTCAAGAGGAGGTATTCCAACAGTATTAGTATCAATACCAATAAAATATATGCATACATCCGTAGAAACAGCAAATTTGGGGGACATAAAAAACACAGGAAGATTAGTAGCTAGATTCATAGAAGAAATTAAACTTCTGGATTTGGAGGAATTAACATGCTTTTAG
- a CDS encoding VanZ family protein, which yields MTKRNISWTLMIVWMAFIFYMSSKNGNDSNEMSNVVINTLRYMGIDENRTLQSILTFLVRKSAHILEYCILAWFIFNVAKEYNNLIASSVFTLILSVLYATTDEIHQLYIPGRSGKMTDVLIDSIGICMGVAISYFVHKRIYSRKKIKD from the coding sequence GTGACCAAAAGGAATATTTCTTGGACACTTATGATAGTATGGATGGCATTTATATTCTATATGTCTAGTAAGAACGGAAATGACTCTAATGAAATGAGCAATGTAGTTATCAATACTCTAAGGTATATGGGTATTGATGAAAATAGAACACTTCAAAGTATACTAACATTTTTAGTTAGAAAATCAGCGCATATTTTGGAATATTGTATATTAGCATGGTTTATATTCAATGTTGCCAAAGAATATAACAATCTAATCGCATCAAGTGTATTTACATTAATATTATCTGTACTTTATGCAACGACAGATGAAATCCACCAACTATATATCCCAGGAAGAAGTGGAAAGATGACAGATGTACTTATAGATAGTATTGGTATTTGCATGGGAGTAGCTATTAGTTATTTTGTACATAAAAGAATTTATAGTAGGAAAAAAATAAAAGACTAA